The genomic region ATAAGATTCTTTATAAAAGCTTTTCAAATTTATTTAATGCCTATGCTAAAGCTATAAATAAAGCCTACGATAGAAATGGAAGTCTTTTTCAAGACAGATTTTCTAGAATTCAAATAAAAAATGATGAACACCTAAAACAACTAATTTTATATATTCATCTAAATCCATCACATCATGGGTTTACTACAAACTTTGAAAATTATAATTACTCTTCGTTTAATGCAATGATGTCTAAAGCAAAGACTCTTTTGAAAAGAGATGATGTTTTAGAACTTTTTGATGATAAATCCAATTTCAGATATATGCATTACAAACGACAGCAGGAAATCTTTGAGAAAAAGAGCGAATTATATTTAGAATAAAAACTAAAGGTCTCACGGGTTTTAAAAACCTGTGAAGCCTAAATAATATAAAATGAGCAACATCGAACATAATATGTCTATCACCGGGGATGCTCCAAAAAGCATTTCCACGATTCAAAAAATAGCAAGCGCCATTGGCCTTACCGGTTTATTGATCTTGGTTCTTGCGATCGCAAATTTTAATTTCCCGAATAAAAGCTTATTTCTAAGTTTATCTTTAGGAATGATCACCTTGGGAACGATGATTTTCTCTGTAGATGCCTATTGGGGAAAACATGCCGGGATCAAAAACGACGGCGTTTGGTTTAAATCGTTAAGCGGAAAAGGCTTTTGGGCCTGGATACTCGGCATTGGTCTCACCTTATTTTATGTAGTGTTATATTGGTTTCCGCAGTATTTGGGATTAAACAGCGAAAGTGCGAATACCGGAATCATCGCATTATTTGATCCGCTAAGTAAATTTATAAATGGGGGTCCGGCAAGCCAGTGGTTTGTTTACGGAACTTTATATACCGTTGCGATCTGGATATTCGGATTTAAATTTATACTGAAATATCGACATAATCGCTATGAAATTATAAGAACCTGCTCGGTGATGTTTTTTCAATTGGGATTTGCATTCTTAATTCCTGAAATTCTCGCCCGACTCAACAAACCTTATTTTGCGCCGGCAACGATCTGGCCATTGAATTATGATCTGTTCGCAGGCTATCGATTAGATTCATTTTTATCTGCCGGAAATTTAGGGGTTGCGATGCTAATTTTTGGGATTGTTTCGATCTTCGTC from Zunongwangia profunda SM-A87 harbors:
- a CDS encoding transposase is translated as MKYEPLQYNKFYHIYNRGNNGENIFIEDRNYAFFLSLIQKYILPISEVHAYCLLKNHFHLLIKTLNFENKILYKSFSNLFNAYAKAINKAYDRNGSLFQDRFSRIQIKNDEHLKQLILYIHLNPSHHGFTTNFENYNYSSFNAMMSKAKTLLKRDDVLELFDDKSNFRYMHYKRQQEIFEKKSELYLE